The Leptospira kanakyensis genome contains the following window.
TTCAGGTTTGTTGCCATGGTAGTCTAAATTCTTACACATTGCGCTGTGTGAGTCAATCAAAATATTTGGTCTTATTTCTAAATTTTATGTATTTAGGTTATATTTTCACGCTATTGCGACTAACGAACTAGTCTACTCGACGTTTCCCGACCCTGAGTCTCGGAACGGGACGTTAGGGACTGGCATGTAGCTTGCGTATGCGAGCGAATGCCAGAAGGGAAATGTGGCGCAGCCCGAGCAAGGCCGTAGTGCCGAAGCGAAGTGAGTAGACAATGTTATACGACGTCCAAAGCGTTAAGGGCTATTTATTTTAATATAACGCAAGTTTGGATGGTTTACTTACCGTACAGTTCCGCAATTATAATAGAGCGTTGCTGATTGTGTATCACAAAATCTTGCATCATTTTGGTTGATTAGTAAGCAAAGTTGGAGAATATTACGATCTTTTTGACATTGTTTTTCTTTTTTATCTTCTTCTGATGAGCAGTTAATTGCTATGTAAATTAAAGAGGCGAAAAAAATCAGTTTCGGTTTTTTCATTTTTTAGAAGAGGGTTAGATATCTAATTTGTTCAGTATTTTTTGAAATTGTCTACTTTGGTGGAAGAAAGCATATATTTGGATTTCGTCATTTTGAAATGTATATATAATTCTAAACGGAAATTTTTTCGTTAAAATCTGATGGAAGTTTTTATAAATAATAACTCCTATTCGGGGTTGAACTTCGATTCTTTTGAGTGAGTTGTTAATTTCTTCTAATAATTTATTTCCGAGTCCATGGACTTTTGATTCATAATAATTTACAGCAGAAATGAAATCATTTTGTGCAGAGGGTTTAACCCAAATAGGGTAAACATTCATTTTGAATTAATTTGAAAATTTTTTCTAAATGTTTTCCAATTAATCCCCTGTGTTGACGATTCTGTCTCGAAACGTTTATCTAGAAGTTCCTTTTCTTCACTTGAGAGAGGAATTGCTTGGTTAGTTTCTACTATTGAATCCCAAATAGTACCTAGCGTTTCAATTTGATCTAATAAATCCATTTTCTGGATATCTGCTATTGTCATTTTGGTATTAATGCCCATACACTTACATTATGGTTGTATTGAATGAAAAAATCAAGTTTAAAGTCCTTGTTTTTCAGATTTTTCTACTTCAAACATTCCTCAATTTTAAGAGAATATTCTTTGGATGTCGTATAACGAACTAACGGAGACGACGTTCCCCGACCCTGAGTCCCAACGGGACGTTAG
Protein-coding sequences here:
- a CDS encoding type II toxin-antitoxin system RelE/ParE family toxin, translated to MNVYPIWVKPSAQNDFISAVNYYESKVHGLGNKLLEEINNSLKRIEVQPRIGVIIYKNFHQILTKKFPFRIIYTFQNDEIQIYAFFHQSRQFQKILNKLDI